The following proteins come from a genomic window of Azoarcus sp. PA01:
- the hrpA gene encoding ATP-dependent RNA helicase HrpA: protein MKTIDTLSARAGERQSFADCLSTDRPRLQRLARDLGRAQGDRRERAQADLEALLTRSRAAFAERKSALPHPDFPPELPVTQKRAEIAAAIAAHQVVIVSGETGSGKTTQLPKICLALGRGAAGLIGHTQPRRLAARATATRIAQELKSELGQAVGYKIRFTDRIGATTHVKLMTDGILLAETQGDPLLAAYDTLIIDEAHERSLNIDFLLGYLKTLLPRRPDLKVIVTSATLDAERFARHFGAPAKPVPVIEVSGRLYPIEMRYRPVEDDEPSPEERGGAGRKEKGRDLYDAIVDAVDEAHRSGPGDTLVFLPGEREIREAAEALRKAHHAGSTEILPLFARQSAQEQARVFSAGRGRRVVLATNVAETSLTVPGIRYVVDTGLARVKRYSHRNKVEQLQIEKIAQSAAKQRAGRCGRVMDGICFRLYDEADFDKRTAHTDPEILRSSLAGVILRMKSLRLGEVEDFPFLDAPLPRMIADGYQLLAELGALDEDGDARQLTPIGREFAKLPLDPKIGRMILAARDRGCLAEVLVIAAALSVQDPRERSPESPGAADQAHAKFRGGEQDQRSEFLWYWNLWKAWDEVLRHESGSKQKAWAKRHHLSYMRLREWRDVHSQLLTLCAEHGWKENQQPAQYEPLHKALLTGLLGHVGNKIEDASGPQAGSYLGARGIRFWPHPGSALAKKAGKWIVCAELVETSRLFGRCLAKIEPEWLEEVGTHLVKRQVFEPHWSKASGAVRAWERGTLHGLVLYPRRGVSYRDIDPTLCRELFIREGLVQGEIAEGPARGMAFLQHNRRLVAEIERLEHKSRRPDVLVDEELIFAFYDAKLPPDVMDVASFECWRKAAEQAEPKLLYLTRDQLMRHEAEGITTDRFPSSFDVLGQKLKLSYLHQPGEPDDGVTLTVPLAMLNQVPAKRCEWLVPGLLGEKAAALLRTVPQRHRHRLQPIADSAAAFVEQFEAGEFNVDDGLLRTLQRFVEERVSLKLPIESFRPENLNPHFFMNFRVIDEHGRVLGQSRNLAELRTRLRDQVAERFRAARIALPENEAAKQSDAARRGAAPSASRVARAKTKTDGGAAQAERQPPASPASPSIGGFTAWTFGPLPELLEVKVAGREVIGYPALHDDGDSVSLRPYDTPEEAAKIHRKGLARLFTLVLKDQVRAIEKLPGLRDLALAFIPFGTEAELKAQLVAATLTRTCLLDPLPSDPGSFERRCAEAKPRVTLVAQEFMRLAATLIAEHAALQKRLTGLRAFPEVAADIQSQVRELLPKNFLLAFPWERLAEFSRYLKAAGVRLDKLRNDPARDARLAADWRSLAQPFERELLAKRKAGVADPALEEFRWLLEELRVGLFAQELKTPMPMSVKRLQKIWDARPR from the coding sequence TTGAAAACCATAGACACGCTTTCCGCCCGTGCCGGCGAACGGCAATCCTTTGCCGACTGCCTGAGCACCGATCGCCCGCGACTGCAGCGCCTCGCCCGCGACCTCGGACGCGCCCAGGGCGACCGGCGGGAGCGCGCGCAGGCTGACCTCGAAGCGTTGCTGACGCGCTCGCGCGCGGCTTTCGCCGAACGGAAGTCGGCGCTGCCGCACCCCGACTTTCCGCCCGAACTGCCGGTCACGCAGAAGCGCGCCGAGATCGCTGCGGCGATCGCCGCGCATCAGGTCGTCATCGTCAGCGGCGAAACCGGTTCGGGCAAGACGACCCAGCTGCCGAAGATCTGTCTCGCGCTGGGGCGCGGTGCGGCGGGGCTCATCGGTCACACCCAGCCGCGCCGCCTCGCCGCGCGCGCGACTGCGACGCGCATCGCCCAGGAGCTGAAATCCGAACTCGGCCAGGCGGTCGGTTACAAGATCCGTTTCACCGACCGCATCGGCGCGACGACCCACGTCAAGCTGATGACCGACGGCATCCTGCTCGCCGAGACGCAGGGTGACCCGCTGCTCGCCGCGTACGACACGCTGATCATCGACGAGGCGCACGAACGCAGCCTCAACATCGACTTCCTCCTCGGCTACCTGAAGACACTGCTGCCGCGCCGTCCCGACCTGAAAGTGATCGTGACATCGGCGACGCTCGACGCCGAGCGCTTCGCGCGCCATTTCGGCGCCCCGGCAAAGCCGGTGCCGGTGATCGAGGTGTCGGGGCGCCTGTATCCGATCGAGATGCGTTATCGGCCGGTCGAGGACGACGAGCCGTCGCCCGAAGAACGCGGCGGCGCAGGGCGGAAGGAGAAGGGGCGCGACCTGTACGACGCGATCGTCGACGCGGTCGACGAGGCGCACCGCAGCGGGCCGGGCGACACGCTGGTGTTCCTGCCGGGCGAGCGCGAAATCCGCGAGGCCGCCGAGGCGTTGCGCAAGGCGCATCACGCCGGCAGCACCGAGATCCTGCCGCTCTTCGCGCGCCAGTCGGCGCAGGAGCAGGCGCGCGTGTTCTCCGCAGGCCGGGGGCGGCGCGTCGTGCTCGCGACGAACGTCGCCGAGACGTCGCTGACCGTGCCGGGCATCCGCTATGTCGTCGATACCGGTCTCGCGCGCGTCAAGCGCTACTCGCATCGCAACAAGGTCGAGCAGCTGCAGATCGAGAAGATCGCCCAGTCGGCGGCGAAGCAGCGCGCCGGGCGTTGCGGTCGCGTCATGGACGGGATCTGCTTCCGACTCTACGACGAGGCGGATTTCGACAAGCGCACGGCGCACACCGACCCGGAGATCCTGCGCTCGTCGCTCGCCGGGGTGATCCTGCGGATGAAGTCGCTGCGCCTCGGCGAGGTCGAGGACTTTCCGTTCCTCGACGCTCCGCTGCCGCGCATGATCGCGGACGGCTACCAGCTGCTCGCCGAGCTCGGCGCGCTCGACGAAGACGGCGACGCGCGGCAGCTCACGCCGATCGGCCGCGAGTTCGCGAAGCTGCCGCTCGACCCGAAGATCGGCCGCATGATCCTCGCCGCGCGCGATCGCGGGTGCCTGGCCGAAGTGCTCGTGATCGCCGCCGCACTGTCGGTGCAGGATCCGCGCGAGCGCTCGCCGGAGAGCCCCGGCGCGGCCGACCAGGCGCACGCGAAGTTCCGCGGCGGCGAACAGGATCAGCGCTCGGAATTCCTGTGGTACTGGAACCTCTGGAAAGCCTGGGACGAAGTGCTGCGGCATGAGTCCGGATCCAAGCAGAAAGCGTGGGCGAAGCGTCATCACCTGTCCTACATGCGGCTGCGCGAATGGCGCGACGTGCATAGCCAGCTGCTGACGCTGTGCGCCGAGCACGGCTGGAAGGAAAACCAGCAGCCGGCGCAGTACGAGCCGCTCCACAAGGCGCTGCTGACCGGCTTGCTCGGCCATGTCGGCAACAAGATCGAGGATGCGAGCGGGCCGCAGGCGGGTAGCTATCTCGGCGCGCGCGGCATCCGCTTCTGGCCCCATCCCGGGTCGGCGCTGGCGAAGAAGGCCGGCAAGTGGATCGTCTGCGCCGAGCTCGTCGAGACCTCGAGGCTCTTCGGCCGTTGCCTCGCGAAGATCGAGCCGGAATGGCTGGAAGAAGTCGGCACTCATCTCGTCAAGCGTCAGGTCTTCGAGCCGCACTGGTCGAAAGCGTCGGGGGCGGTGCGCGCGTGGGAGCGCGGTACGCTGCACGGGCTCGTGCTCTACCCGCGCCGCGGCGTCAGCTACCGCGACATCGACCCGACGCTGTGCCGTGAGCTCTTCATCCGCGAAGGCCTCGTGCAGGGCGAGATCGCCGAAGGGCCGGCGCGCGGCATGGCTTTCCTGCAGCACAACCGGCGGCTCGTCGCCGAGATCGAACGGCTCGAACACAAGTCGCGGCGGCCGGACGTGCTCGTCGACGAGGAGCTGATCTTTGCGTTCTACGACGCGAAACTGCCGCCCGACGTCATGGATGTCGCGAGCTTCGAATGCTGGCGCAAGGCTGCCGAGCAGGCCGAGCCGAAGCTGCTGTACCTGACGCGCGACCAGCTGATGCGCCACGAGGCCGAAGGCATCACGACCGACCGCTTTCCGTCGAGCTTCGACGTGCTCGGGCAGAAGCTCAAGCTGAGCTATCTTCACCAGCCCGGCGAGCCCGACGACGGCGTGACGCTGACGGTGCCGCTCGCGATGCTGAACCAGGTGCCGGCGAAGCGCTGCGAGTGGCTGGTGCCCGGCCTGCTCGGGGAAAAAGCCGCGGCGCTGCTGCGCACCGTGCCGCAGAGGCATCGGCACCGGCTCCAGCCGATCGCAGACAGCGCCGCGGCCTTCGTCGAACAGTTCGAGGCGGGCGAATTCAATGTCGACGACGGGTTGCTGCGCACGCTGCAGCGCTTCGTCGAAGAGCGCGTGTCGCTGAAGCTGCCGATCGAGTCGTTCCGCCCGGAAAACCTCAATCCGCATTTCTTCATGAACTTCCGCGTCATCGACGAGCATGGTCGCGTGCTCGGCCAGTCGCGCAATCTCGCGGAATTGCGCACGAGGCTGCGCGACCAGGTCGCCGAGCGCTTTCGCGCCGCGCGCATCGCGTTGCCGGAAAACGAAGCGGCGAAGCAGTCCGACGCTGCGCGTCGTGGAGCAGCGCCTTCCGCGAGCCGCGTCGCGCGTGCAAAAACAAAAACTGACGGCGGCGCAGCGCAGGCGGAGCGCCAGCCGCCGGCATCTCCCGCGTCCCCGTCGATCGGAGGTTTCACGGCATGGACTTTCGGCCCGCTGCCCGAACTGCTCGAAGTAAAGGTCGCCGGGCGTGAGGTCATCGGCTACCCGGCGCTGCACGATGACGGCGACAGCGTTTCGCTGCGCCCTTACGACACGCCCGAGGAAGCCGCGAAAATCCATCGCAAGGGGCTCGCGCGGCTCTTCACGCTCGTGCTGAAGGACCAGGTCAGGGCGATCGAGAAGCTGCCCGGTCTGCGCGACCTGGCGCTCGCGTTCATCCCGTTCGGCACCGAAGCCGAACTCAAGGCGCAACTGGTCGCCGCAACCCTCACGCGCACTTGCCTGCTCGACCCGCTGCCGAGCGACCCCGGGAGTTTCGAACGGCGCTGCGCGGAGGCCAAGCCGCGCGTCACGCTCGTCGCGCAGGAATTCATGCGTCTCGCCGCCACATTGATCGCCGAACACGCGGCCCTGCAGAAACGCCTGACCGGGTTGCGCGCGTTCCCCGAGGTCGCCGCCGATATCCAGTCGCAGGTCCGCGAACTGCTGCCGAAGAACTTCCTGCTCGCGTTCCCGTGGGAGCGTCTGGCGGAATTTTCGCGCTACCTGAAAGCGGCCGGCGTGCGGCTCGACAAGCTGCGCAACGATCCGGCGCGCGATGCCCGGCTCGCCGCCGACTGGCGCTCGCTCGCGCAGCCGTTCGAGCGCGAACTGCTCGCGAAACGCAAGGCGGGCGTCGCCGATCCGGCGCTCGAGGAATTCCGCTGGCTGCTCGAAGAGTTGCGCGTGGGGTTGTTCGCCCAGGAGCTGAAGACGCCGATGCCGATGTCGGTCAAGCGGCTGCAGAAGATCTGGGATGCGCGACCGCGTTGA
- the rpsF gene encoding 30S ribosomal protein S6, protein MRHYEVVFIVHPDQSEQVPAMIERYKAIVTARNGQIHRLEDWGRRQMAYPIQKVHKAHYVLMNIECDGEALGELEHAFKFNDAVLRHLVVKTKAAVTTPSPMMKEEKSRSLTAAPATDEAKPAEAESA, encoded by the coding sequence ATGCGACATTATGAAGTTGTATTCATCGTCCACCCGGACCAGTCGGAACAGGTCCCGGCGATGATCGAGCGCTACAAGGCGATCGTCACCGCGCGCAATGGCCAGATCCATCGCCTCGAAGACTGGGGCCGCCGCCAGATGGCCTACCCGATCCAGAAGGTGCACAAAGCCCACTATGTGCTCATGAACATCGAGTGCGACGGCGAAGCCCTCGGCGAACTCGAGCATGCGTTCAAGTTCAACGACGCCGTGCTGCGTCACCTGGTCGTCAAGACGAAGGCCGCCGTGACCACCCCGTCGCCGATGATGAAGGAAGAGAAGTCGCGTTCGCTGACCGCCGCACCGGCCACCGACGAAGCGAAGCCGGCCGAGGCCGAATCGGCCTGA
- the priB gene encoding primosomal replication protein N: MAETGANELRLDARIAELLPLRRTPAGVPIAACGLAHESKQDEGGIARDVSVELQAVAVGELASVLAGASPGMRIRATGFLAAKSLRSRTPVLHLSKIEFLEGNENGFQAQVEVQEKG; encoded by the coding sequence GTGGCTGAAACCGGGGCGAACGAACTGCGCCTCGATGCGCGGATAGCCGAGCTGCTGCCGCTGCGTCGAACCCCGGCAGGAGTGCCGATCGCCGCTTGCGGCCTCGCGCACGAATCGAAACAGGACGAGGGCGGCATCGCCCGCGACGTTTCGGTGGAACTGCAGGCGGTCGCGGTCGGCGAGTTGGCCAGTGTGCTGGCCGGCGCTTCTCCCGGCATGAGGATACGGGCCACCGGTTTTCTCGCGGCGAAGAGTCTTCGCAGTCGGACGCCGGTGCTGCACCTGAGCAAGATCGAATTTCTGGAAGGAAACGAAAATGGCTTTCAAGCCCAAGTCGAAGTTCAAGAAAAAGGATGA
- the rpsR gene encoding 30S ribosomal protein S18: MAFKPKSKFKKKDDRGNRGLFKRRKFCRFTAEKIEEVDYKDVDILKDFVTENSKIMPARITGTKAGYQRQLSTAIKRARFLALLPYTDLHK, translated from the coding sequence ATGGCTTTCAAGCCCAAGTCGAAGTTCAAGAAAAAGGATGATCGCGGCAACCGCGGTCTGTTCAAGCGTCGCAAGTTCTGCCGCTTCACCGCGGAGAAGATCGAGGAAGTCGACTACAAGGATGTCGATATCCTGAAGGACTTCGTCACCGAAAACAGCAAGATCATGCCGGCCCGCATCACCGGCACGAAGGCCGGCTATCAGCGTCAGCTGTCGACCGCGATCAAGCGCGCACGCTTCCTCGCGCTGCTGCCCTACACCGATCTGCACAAGTAA
- the rplI gene encoding 50S ribosomal protein L9 — protein sequence MQIILLEKVANLGVLGDVVKVKDGYARNYLIPQGKAKRATQSNMAQFEALRAELERAHAEKLAEAQAIATKLEGLMVQITRKAGMDGRLFGSVSNIDIVDALETQGFKIERSAVRMPEGPIKQVGDSQVDVALHSDIVVPITVSVLGEQQ from the coding sequence ATGCAAATCATTCTGCTCGAAAAAGTCGCCAACCTCGGCGTGCTCGGCGACGTCGTCAAGGTCAAGGACGGCTACGCGCGCAACTACCTGATCCCGCAAGGCAAGGCCAAGCGCGCGACGCAATCCAACATGGCCCAGTTCGAGGCCCTGCGTGCCGAGCTCGAGCGCGCTCACGCCGAGAAGCTGGCCGAAGCCCAGGCGATCGCGACCAAGCTCGAAGGCCTGATGGTGCAGATCACGCGCAAGGCCGGCATGGACGGACGCCTGTTCGGCTCGGTCAGCAACATCGACATCGTCGACGCGCTTGAAACGCAGGGCTTCAAGATCGAGCGCAGCGCCGTGCGCATGCCGGAAGGTCCGATCAAGCAGGTCGGCGATTCCCAGGTCGATGTCGCCCTGCACTCCGATATCGTCGTGCCGATCACCGTTTCGGTGCTGGGCGAACAGCAGTAA
- the dnaB gene encoding replicative DNA helicase, whose translation MATSKRRFSDSSSDPQISAIKLPPHSLEAEQSLIGGILLDNAAWERIADLVNEVDFYRDDHRRIYRHISRLIDLGKPADVVTVFESLEKNGETEQAGGLAYLAEVANNTPSAANIRRYAEIVRERAILRKMVAVGDEIAASALSASGKDAKTLLDEAEAKVFEIAEAGARHASGFVSIQPILKQVVDRVQELYDRDNPLEVTGVPTGLIDLDEKTSGLQPSDMIIVAGRPAMGKTTFALNVAEHVAVDCRLPVAIFSMEMPGTQLATRFISSVGRIDQQKIRTGRLGDEDWQRLTAAMGKLYDAPLFIDETPGLNPIDLRARARRLSRQCGKLGLIVIDYIQLMTGTKDSDNRASELSEISRSIKSLAKELHVPIIALSQLNRSLEQRPNKRPVMSDLRESGAIEQDADIIMFIYRDEVYNPDSPDKGSAELIIGKHRNGPTGTVRMTFIGECTRFENYAGGAAGY comes from the coding sequence ATGGCCACTTCAAAGCGACGCTTTTCCGATAGCTCGAGCGATCCGCAGATTTCCGCAATCAAGCTCCCGCCGCATTCGCTCGAGGCCGAACAGTCGCTGATCGGCGGCATTCTGCTGGATAACGCCGCATGGGAGCGTATTGCGGATCTCGTCAATGAGGTGGATTTCTACCGGGACGATCATCGGCGCATCTACCGGCACATCTCGCGATTGATCGATCTGGGAAAGCCCGCGGACGTCGTGACGGTCTTCGAGTCGCTCGAAAAGAACGGCGAGACCGAGCAGGCGGGCGGGCTCGCATACCTCGCAGAAGTCGCGAACAACACCCCGTCAGCGGCAAACATCCGCCGTTACGCGGAAATCGTTCGCGAGCGGGCGATCCTGCGCAAGATGGTCGCAGTGGGCGACGAGATTGCCGCCAGCGCATTGAGTGCGTCGGGCAAGGACGCGAAGACGCTGCTTGACGAGGCCGAAGCCAAGGTTTTCGAGATCGCCGAGGCCGGCGCGCGCCACGCGAGCGGTTTCGTGTCGATCCAGCCGATCCTGAAGCAGGTCGTTGACCGCGTCCAGGAACTGTACGACCGCGACAACCCGCTCGAAGTGACCGGTGTGCCGACCGGCCTCATCGACCTCGACGAGAAGACTTCGGGCCTGCAGCCGTCCGACATGATCATCGTCGCGGGCCGCCCCGCGATGGGCAAGACGACTTTCGCGCTCAATGTCGCCGAGCATGTCGCCGTCGATTGTCGTCTGCCGGTGGCGATTTTCTCGATGGAAATGCCCGGCACGCAGCTCGCGACCCGTTTCATCTCGTCGGTCGGGCGAATCGACCAGCAGAAAATCCGTACCGGCCGTCTCGGCGACGAGGATTGGCAGCGACTCACGGCGGCGATGGGCAAGCTCTACGACGCGCCGCTGTTCATCGATGAGACGCCGGGCCTCAACCCGATCGACCTTCGCGCGCGTGCGCGCCGCTTGTCGCGCCAGTGCGGCAAGCTCGGCCTGATCGTCATCGACTACATCCAGCTAATGACCGGCACGAAAGACAGCGACAATCGCGCCTCCGAGCTCTCCGAGATCTCGCGGTCGATCAAGTCGCTCGCGAAGGAGCTGCACGTGCCGATCATCGCGCTGTCGCAGCTCAACCGCAGCCTGGAACAGCGGCCGAACAAGCGCCCGGTGATGTCCGACCTGCGTGAATCGGGCGCGATCGAGCAGGATGCCGATATCATCATGTTCATCTACCGCGACGAGGTCTACAACCCGGACTCCCCGGACAAGGGTTCGGCCGAGCTGATCATCGGTAAGCATCGTAACGGGCCGACCGGAACGGTGCGCATGACTTTCATCGGCGAATGCACGCGCTTCGAGAATTACGCGGGAGGCGCGGCTGGGTATTGA
- a CDS encoding UbiH/UbiF family hydroxylase: protein MDFDLIIVGGGLAGASLAVALRASRLRIAVVETHLPTDVSGWDPRIYAVSPENADFLREIGAWQHLDASRLTPVHTMSIRGDAGGSLEFSAYESGLRELAWIVESGRLHRELWETMRRQHNVTLLSGISPVSLSQDAASVTVGLSDGRHAHARLLVGADGVNSWVRQQAGIAAAFTPYDEVGVVANFRCERGHRNIAYQWFRPDGILALLPLPGKMVSMVWSARAGHAQQLLELDAASLCRRVADAASRELGCLELETPAAGFPLRLMRVDTTVKPRIAVIGDAAHAIHPLSGHGINLGFKDARELANLLNGLAPWRDPGEVSVLRSYARQRAEEPFLLQYTTHALNRLFGTANPVLAVLRNVGMNLTDRLPVVRHALVRYAAGGRF from the coding sequence ATGGATTTCGACCTGATCATTGTCGGAGGAGGGCTTGCCGGTGCGAGCCTGGCTGTGGCCCTGCGCGCGAGCCGTCTGCGGATCGCCGTCGTCGAGACGCATCTTCCGACGGATGTTTCGGGCTGGGATCCACGGATCTACGCGGTCAGTCCGGAGAACGCGGATTTCCTTCGGGAAATCGGAGCCTGGCAGCATCTCGATGCCTCCCGCCTCACTCCGGTGCACACGATGTCGATTCGAGGCGACGCAGGGGGCAGCCTCGAATTTTCCGCATATGAAAGCGGCCTGCGGGAACTCGCCTGGATTGTCGAGTCGGGGCGCCTCCACCGGGAGTTGTGGGAGACGATGCGCCGGCAGCACAACGTGACGCTGCTCAGCGGCATCTCGCCCGTCAGTCTCTCCCAGGATGCCGCTTCTGTTACCGTGGGACTCTCCGACGGCAGGCACGCGCATGCACGCCTCCTGGTCGGCGCGGATGGCGTCAATTCGTGGGTTCGTCAGCAAGCCGGCATTGCAGCGGCGTTCACCCCGTATGATGAGGTCGGTGTCGTCGCGAATTTCCGCTGCGAGCGCGGGCACCGTAACATTGCGTACCAATGGTTCCGGCCGGACGGAATTCTCGCGTTGCTGCCGTTGCCCGGGAAAATGGTGTCGATGGTCTGGTCGGCTCGTGCCGGACATGCTCAGCAACTGCTCGAACTCGACGCAGCGTCCTTGTGCCGACGCGTTGCCGATGCGGCGAGCCGTGAACTGGGATGCCTGGAGCTCGAAACTCCCGCTGCCGGTTTTCCGCTTCGCCTGATGCGGGTCGATACGACCGTCAAACCGAGGATCGCTGTCATCGGCGACGCGGCCCATGCAATTCATCCTCTTTCGGGGCACGGTATCAATCTCGGATTCAAGGACGCCCGCGAGCTCGCGAATCTCTTGAACGGGCTGGCGCCGTGGCGGGACCCGGGGGAAGTCTCCGTCCTTCGCTCCTATGCACGTCAGCGGGCCGAAGAGCCGTTTCTGCTTCAATACACAACGCATGCGTTGAATCGCCTGTTCGGAACAGCGAACCCGGTACTTGCGGTGCTACGCAACGTGGGAATGAACCTCACCGACCGGCTGCCGGTCGTACGACACGCGCTGGTGCGGTATGCCGCCGGCGGACGATTCTGA